The Thiothrix subterranea genome has a segment encoding these proteins:
- the htpG gene encoding molecular chaperone HtpG: MTATSNKENLQFQTEVNQLLHLMIHSLYSNKEIFLRELVSNGSDACDKLRFEAIGNDSLYENDSELRVEVEFDAQAGTITVRDNGIGMNRDEVVTNIGTIAKSGTKEFLSKLTGDEKKDSHMIGQFGVGFYASFIVADKVTLTTRRAGDAASEGVRWESDAQSGYSLEQVEKATRGTEIVLHLKEDEKLLADGWRLRNIIRQYSDHIPLPVNMRKTEAGEIKDEWETVNKANALWTRAKSEVKDEEYQEFYKHVSHDWEDALAWSHNRVEGKYEYTSLLYLPSKAPFDMFDRDNTHGLKLYVQRVFIMEDKEFKLMPRYLRFVRGVLDSNDLPLNVSREILQGNKIIENMKNASVKKVIGLLENMIANEPEKYTKFWKEFGKVLKEGPGEDFSNREQIAKLLRFSSTLDDSAEQTVSLPDYMARMKEGQDKIYYITADSHTAAKNSPHLEVFRKKGIEVLLLSDRVDEWLVQHLMEFEGKSLQSVAKGQLDLSKLETEEDKKEQEKVEAEAKNMVEHIKTALGEKVGDVRVSHRLTTSPSCIVLNDHDMALYMQQLMKQAGHEMPDTKPALEINPTHPLLKRMEAETDDERFGEWSSILLDQAILAEGGQLEDPAGFVNRLNKLMLAMG, translated from the coding sequence ACGACAGCGAATTGCGCGTGGAAGTCGAATTCGACGCACAAGCAGGCACAATCACTGTGCGCGACAACGGCATCGGTATGAACCGCGATGAAGTTGTGACCAATATCGGCACGATTGCCAAATCCGGCACGAAAGAATTCTTGAGCAAACTGACCGGCGACGAGAAAAAAGACTCGCACATGATCGGGCAGTTCGGGGTAGGCTTCTACGCCTCTTTCATCGTTGCCGACAAAGTAACGCTGACCACGCGCCGCGCTGGGGATGCCGCTTCTGAAGGTGTGCGTTGGGAATCCGATGCGCAATCCGGCTACTCACTGGAACAGGTCGAAAAAGCCACTCGCGGTACAGAAATCGTCCTGCATCTCAAAGAAGACGAAAAACTGCTGGCTGACGGCTGGCGTTTGCGCAATATCATCCGTCAGTATTCTGACCACATCCCGCTGCCTGTGAACATGCGTAAAACCGAAGCGGGTGAAATCAAGGATGAATGGGAAACCGTCAACAAAGCCAACGCGTTGTGGACACGCGCCAAATCCGAAGTAAAGGATGAGGAATACCAGGAATTCTACAAACACGTTTCGCACGACTGGGAAGACGCGCTGGCATGGTCACACAACCGCGTCGAAGGTAAGTACGAATACACGTCTTTGCTGTACCTGCCTTCCAAAGCCCCGTTCGACATGTTCGACCGCGACAACACCCACGGCTTGAAGCTCTACGTACAGCGCGTTTTCATCATGGAAGACAAAGAGTTCAAGCTGATGCCACGCTATTTGCGTTTCGTGCGCGGTGTGCTGGATTCCAACGACCTGCCGTTGAACGTGTCGCGTGAAATCCTGCAAGGCAATAAAATCATCGAGAACATGAAAAATGCCTCGGTGAAAAAAGTCATTGGTTTGCTGGAAAACATGATTGCCAACGAGCCAGAAAAATATACGAAATTCTGGAAAGAGTTCGGCAAAGTTCTCAAAGAAGGCCCCGGCGAAGACTTCAGCAACCGTGAACAAATCGCCAAATTGCTGCGCTTCTCCTCCACGCTGGATGACAGTGCTGAACAAACCGTATCCTTGCCGGACTACATGGCTCGCATGAAGGAAGGTCAGGACAAAATCTACTACATCACCGCTGACAGCCACACTGCTGCAAAAAATAGCCCGCATCTGGAAGTGTTCCGCAAAAAAGGCATCGAAGTGCTGCTGTTGTCTGACCGCGTAGACGAATGGTTGGTACAGCATTTGATGGAATTTGAAGGCAAATCACTGCAATCCGTCGCCAAAGGTCAGCTCGACCTGTCCAAACTCGAAACCGAGGAAGACAAGAAAGAGCAGGAAAAAGTTGAAGCCGAAGCCAAGAACATGGTCGAGCACATCAAAACGGCATTGGGCGAAAAGGTCGGCGACGTGCGCGTTTCGCACCGCTTGACCACTTCACCATCGTGCATCGTGCTGAACGACCACGATATGGCGTTGTACATGCAGCAATTGATGAAACAAGCCGGTCACGAAATGCCTGACACTAAGCCTGCGCTGGAAATCAACCCAACACATCCGCTGCTGAAACGCATGGAAGCCGAAACCGACGACGAGCGTTTTGGTGAATGGTCAAGCATCCTGCTCGATCAAGCGATTCTGGCAGAAGGCGGGCAGTTGGAAGACCCAGCGGGCTTTGTTAACCGTTTGAATAAGCTGATGTTGGCAATGGGTTAA